A window of Flavobacterium branchiarum genomic DNA:
GAACTACAAAAAAACGACCCCAGCCTTTTTGATAGGGCTCTTTTAATTCTATTAGTGGCAAATTTTTGATTGCCAAATTAATTGAATGTCTTTGTTTTGATAATTGAATGAGATATTTCTCGAAATCCTCTTTAACTACGCTTTTTTTGTGTCTTTTTTTCTTTAAGCGACTACATTGGATGTAATCATCTAAAAGATAATTGTCCATTTAAAAAAAATTTAAATTATAGTTTCCCTGCCAAGCATTAGAAAATACAAGGCAAAAGCATTTTATCTCAAATAGATAAATTGAGTTCGGGGTATCGGGAATTTTTTGAAGTGTCTAGAATAAAAAAAGCCCGAAAGTTAATTTCCTTCGGGCTTATTCATATATCTAAAATTGATTTGCTATGATTGCGAAAAGCCACGAAGACACATAACAACAGAATCTAATCCTGATGCGATGTTTTGAGAGGTAAAGTTTAATACAAACATTGTCTTCGTTTATTAATTGGTTAATGATTTATTTCTGATGCAAATTTTGTGAATTATTTTTCAAATAAACAAATTTAAAAACAAGTATTTTCTTATTTTAACACTAACTAATTAATTTTCAGTAAATTAATATTAAATTTAAAAATCAAATCATAAGCAATCGTTAAATCCCTTTTAAACTATAAATTTTGATTAAATTTACAGCTATCAAAAATAAACCAATACTTATGCCAAACGACTGTATCAGCTACCAAAACTCAGGATATTTCTCAACATTGATACACGATTATTTAGAGCAAAAATCGGATTTAAAACCGCTATATAATAATTTTCCAACGCTGGAAAACTTTGAAAAACAAATCATTGAAAAACAACAAAATTTTGATGATAACAATCGAATTCCTTTAGTTTCTGTTTTAAAAGAACAATATGCTACGATTGAACTCTCAGATTCAACTAAGCAAAATATAGAGGCTTTAGCGCTCTCAAATACGTTTACAGTTACAACTGGGCATCAATTAAATTTATTCAGTGGTCCACTATATTTCTTGTATAAAATTATTTCTACAATTAATCTTACCAACGAATTAAAGGCAAAATACCCTACTTATAACTTTGTTCCCGTTTACTGGATGGCAACTGAAGACCATGATTTTGAAGAAATTAATTATTTCAATTTTAAAGGTAAAAAATTCAGATGGAATGCAGAAAGTACAGGACCTGTAGGTAGATTATCAACTAAAGGTCTAGACGATGTTTTTGATATCTATGCTTTAGAATTGGGTTCTAGTACCAATGCCACTGTTTTGAAAAAATTATTTAAAGAAGCCTATTTACAACACGATAATTTAGCTGATGCAACACGTTATCTAGCTAATAATTTATTTGCTTCTCAAGGTTTAGTAATCTTAGATGCGGATAATGCAGATTTAAAACGTGCCTTTATTCCTTATATAAAAGAAGAACTAGAATCTGAATCTTCTTATAAAGCAGTTCAAGAAACTATTGAGAAACTCAAAGATTATACAGTTCAAGTAAATCCACGTGAGATTAATTTATTTTATATCGAAGATAATCTACGCGAACGCATCATTTTTGAAAATGGTAAATACATAGTAAATAATACTCGAATAGAATTCTCAAGTCAAGAAATCTTCGATTTAGTAGAAACCAATCCCGAAAAATTCAGTCCAAACGTGATTATGCGTCCACTATATCAGGAAATTATTCTGCCTAACTTGTGCTATATTGGTGGAGGCGGAGAAATCGCTTATTGGCTAGAATTAAAATCTTTTTTTGATACTGTAAAGATTACTTTTCCGATGCTTTTAATTAGAAATTCAGTTCTTTTAGCAACAGAAAAACAAGTTAAAAAAGCAGATCAATTGAATTTATCATGGAGCGATTTATTCTCTAAACAAGAACATTTAATCAATAAAAGCACCCGAGAACTATCACCGTTTTCAATTGATTTAACACCTCAAAAAGAGATTCTACAGAAGCAATTCGAATATCTTTATGAATTAGCAAATCAAACTGATAAGTCATTTACTGGGGCTGTAAAAGCACAAGAAGTAAAACAATTGAAAGGATTAGAAAACCTTGAAAAACGATTACTGAAAGCTCAAAAAAGAAAACTAAATGATATTTTACAACGTATTACTGACTTGCAAAATGAACTGTTTCCTAATAAAAGCTTACAGGAACGTCAAGCCAATTTCTCAGAGTTTTATTTAGAAAAAGGAGAAAGATTAATTCCTCTTTTGATTCAAGATTTAAAACCGTTAGAATCTAATTTTAATATCATAACAATATAAAAAACAGTTGCTCCTTTAAGGAGCAACTTAAATCAATAAAGTAATAATCAATAAGAAAATAAATAACCGCTTGCTTCTTAGATTATTATCCCTAAACCAAATTATTAATTTTTAAAACAAAAACTAACCTATTACCAAAACATCATGACCAAAGAGCGCTTGATTTCACTAGATGTCTTCAGAGGATTAACTATTTTATTAATGACAATCGTCAATAATCCAGGAAGCTGGAGCGCAATTTATCCTCCACTACAACATTCAGAATGGCACGGCTGTACACCAACCGATTTGGTTTTTCCTTTTTTTATTTTCATTATGGGAGTTGCTGTTTCATTTGCAATGCCCAATAAGACGTTTGACAGCACAACTTTTAATAAAATATTAGTTCGGTCATTAAGGATGTTTTGTTTAGGAATCTTCTTTAATTTTTTTGCCAAGATTCAACTTTTCGGACTCGAAGGAATTCCATTGCTTATTGGTCGATTAATCATAACTATTGCAGTAGGATATGCATTAATGGGTAATTTTAGTGCTAAAGTAAAAAATATTCTAGCCTTTTCTATTCTGTTTATTTATCTCTTTTTAGCTTATAGCGGTATCGAAGCTTATCAGGACGTACGATTACCTGGAGTACTTCAGCGCATTGCAGTTGTCTATTTTGTAGTATCCCTTTTATATTTAAAATCAAATCAGAAAACTCAACTACTAGTTGCTTCTATCTTGTTATTAGGATATTGGGCTGTAATGGCTTTAGTTCCAGTTCCAGGATTTGGAGAAGCTAATTTTGACAAAGGAACTAATCTAGCGTCATGGATCGATAGCATTTTATTAAAAGGACATATGTATCGCGGAACTATAACTTGGGATCCAGAAGGGATTTTAAGTACCATTCCATCAATTGCAACAGGAATTATTGGTTTACTTATTGGTCAATTATTACACCGCTCTATACCTAAAATAGAGATTGCTAAAAAAATGGCAATTGCAGGTATCCTTTTAATCATCGTTGCTCAAATTTGGAGTATTGTTTTCCCAATTAACAAATCACTATGGACAAGTACCTACGTTTTATATACAGCAGGATTAGCTACTACTTGCCTTGCTATTTTATATTATCTTATTGATATTATGAACCTGAAAAAGGGAATTAAATTATTCTTGATTTGGGGAGTAAACCCAATGATAGTCTTTTTCTTTTCTCAGATAATCCCACAAGGACTGGTAATGATTGAATTTAAAAATCCGCATAATCCTGAGCAACAAATCAATCTTTTAGATTATTTATATAATTTTGGAATTGCTCCTTTTTTCAGTAATCCAATGACAGCTTCATTGGCTGGCGCGCTTACCTACGTTGGAATTTGGACGTTTATTCTGTGGATTTTCTACAAGAACAAACTTATTTTTAAGGTTTAAAAATTTTTCCAAATCATATTAATTATCATAAAGATAGCCTCTGTAGTTTTAATTGTGAATTTATTAAATTCAATTCATAAAAAAAGCCTATTTTTGCACAAAATTTAATAAAAACAAAAATGGCAACAAATAGAACTTTTACAATGATTAAGCCAGATGCTGTTCAAAACGGACACATCGGAAATATCTTAGCAATGATTACTAATGGAGGATTTAAAATCGTTTCATTGAAATTAACTCAATTGACTGTAGCTGATGCTAAAGCATTTTACTCAGTTCACTCAGAAAGACCTTTCTACGGAGAATTAGTAGAATTCATGTCTCGTGGACCAATTGTTGCTGCAATTTTAGAAAAAGACAACGCTGTTGAAGATTTCAGAACTTTAATCGGAGCTACAAACCCTGCTGAAGCTGCTGAAGGAACAATTCGTAAAGCATACGCAACTTCTATCGGAGAAAATGCAGTTCACGGTTCTGATAGCGACGAAAATGCTGCTATCGAAGGTGCATTCCATTTTGCTGGAAGAGAGCAATTCTAATTAGACTAGCTTAGATTGTTAGATAGTTAGACTATTAGATAGTTAGACTATTAGATAGTTAGATTTTTAGAATACTAGATTTCTTAGACTAAAAAACAAAACCCGCTTCAATGAAGCGGGTTTTGTTTTTTATATAGTATCTCAATAATCTTTTATTAAATCTAAGACATCTAAGTCAGTCTAAGAAAGTCTAACAATCTAAGTAGCCTAATAATCCATTTACTCATTAAATCTAAGATATCTAAGCCAGTCTAAAAATCTAACTATCTAACATATCTAGTAGTCTAAGCTAGTCTAAAAATCTAATAATCTAAGAAGTCTACCTTAAAACCACATCACGAACAACATCTCTACGTAATTCTTCGTTGATCATTGTAATAATCTTAGATTTTCCATGA
This region includes:
- a CDS encoding acyltransferase family protein, with the translated sequence MTKERLISLDVFRGLTILLMTIVNNPGSWSAIYPPLQHSEWHGCTPTDLVFPFFIFIMGVAVSFAMPNKTFDSTTFNKILVRSLRMFCLGIFFNFFAKIQLFGLEGIPLLIGRLIITIAVGYALMGNFSAKVKNILAFSILFIYLFLAYSGIEAYQDVRLPGVLQRIAVVYFVVSLLYLKSNQKTQLLVASILLLGYWAVMALVPVPGFGEANFDKGTNLASWIDSILLKGHMYRGTITWDPEGILSTIPSIATGIIGLLIGQLLHRSIPKIEIAKKMAIAGILLIIVAQIWSIVFPINKSLWTSTYVLYTAGLATTCLAILYYLIDIMNLKKGIKLFLIWGVNPMIVFFFSQIIPQGLVMIEFKNPHNPEQQINLLDYLYNFGIAPFFSNPMTASLAGALTYVGIWTFILWIFYKNKLIFKV
- the bshC gene encoding bacillithiol biosynthesis cysteine-adding enzyme BshC, producing the protein MPNDCISYQNSGYFSTLIHDYLEQKSDLKPLYNNFPTLENFEKQIIEKQQNFDDNNRIPLVSVLKEQYATIELSDSTKQNIEALALSNTFTVTTGHQLNLFSGPLYFLYKIISTINLTNELKAKYPTYNFVPVYWMATEDHDFEEINYFNFKGKKFRWNAESTGPVGRLSTKGLDDVFDIYALELGSSTNATVLKKLFKEAYLQHDNLADATRYLANNLFASQGLVILDADNADLKRAFIPYIKEELESESSYKAVQETIEKLKDYTVQVNPREINLFYIEDNLRERIIFENGKYIVNNTRIEFSSQEIFDLVETNPEKFSPNVIMRPLYQEIILPNLCYIGGGGEIAYWLELKSFFDTVKITFPMLLIRNSVLLATEKQVKKADQLNLSWSDLFSKQEHLINKSTRELSPFSIDLTPQKEILQKQFEYLYELANQTDKSFTGAVKAQEVKQLKGLENLEKRLLKAQKRKLNDILQRITDLQNELFPNKSLQERQANFSEFYLEKGERLIPLLIQDLKPLESNFNIITI
- a CDS encoding nucleoside-diphosphate kinase gives rise to the protein MATNRTFTMIKPDAVQNGHIGNILAMITNGGFKIVSLKLTQLTVADAKAFYSVHSERPFYGELVEFMSRGPIVAAILEKDNAVEDFRTLIGATNPAEAAEGTIRKAYATSIGENAVHGSDSDENAAIEGAFHFAGREQF